From the Pseudomonas sp. SORT22 genome, one window contains:
- the ubiX gene encoding flavin prenyltransferase UbiX — translation MSGPERITLAMTGASGAQYGLRLLDCLVREDREVHFLISKAAQLVMATETDVLLPAKPQAMQAFLTEYTGAAAGQIRVYGKEDWMSPVASGSGAPAAMVVVPCSTGTLSAIATGACNNLIERAADVTLKERRQLILVPREAPFSTIHLENMLKLSNMGAVILPAAPGFYHQPQTIDDLIDFVVARILNLLNIPQDMLPRWGEHHLGADE, via the coding sequence ATGAGCGGGCCGGAACGCATCACCCTGGCCATGACCGGGGCTTCGGGGGCGCAGTATGGGCTGCGCCTGCTCGATTGCCTGGTGCGCGAAGACCGCGAGGTGCATTTTCTGATCTCCAAGGCCGCGCAACTGGTGATGGCCACCGAGACTGATGTGTTGCTGCCGGCCAAACCGCAAGCCATGCAGGCCTTCCTCACCGAGTACACCGGCGCTGCCGCCGGGCAGATCCGCGTGTATGGCAAGGAAGACTGGATGTCGCCGGTCGCCTCGGGCTCTGGCGCGCCGGCGGCGATGGTGGTGGTGCCGTGCTCGACCGGGACCTTGTCGGCGATTGCCACCGGCGCCTGCAACAATCTGATCGAGCGGGCTGCAGACGTGACCCTGAAGGAGCGTCGGCAGTTGATCCTGGTGCCGCGTGAGGCACCGTTCTCGACCATCCACCTGGAGAACATGCTTAAGCTGTCGAACATGGGCGCGGTGATCCTGCCGGCGGCGCCGGGCTTTTATCATCAGCCGCAGACCATCGACGACCTGATCGACTTTGTTGTCGCACGGATCCTCAACCTGCTGAACATTCCCCAGGACATGCTGCCGCGTTGGGGCGAGCATCATCTGGGCGCGGATGAATGA
- a CDS encoding YceK/YidQ family lipoprotein, whose protein sequence is MKRLLGVMLLCVMASGCASVRTLDAAKPGAPVVYAGTRLDLYALQGGCCAIDRFGAEAPKYPGLDLPGSALLDTVLLPLSVLTALGIGFQATGGL, encoded by the coding sequence ATGAAGCGCCTGCTGGGCGTGATGCTGCTGTGCGTGATGGCTAGCGGTTGCGCCAGTGTGCGCACCCTGGACGCGGCCAAACCGGGGGCGCCGGTGGTATATGCCGGTACGCGCCTGGATCTGTATGCGTTGCAGGGCGGTTGTTGCGCCATTGACCGCTTTGGCGCCGAGGCGCCGAAGTATCCCGGGCTGGACCTGCCGGGCAGTGCCTTGCTTGATACCGTGCTGCTACCGCTGTCGGTATTGACCGCGCTGGGAATTGGCTTTCAGGCGACGGGCGGGTTGTAG
- a CDS encoding oxidoreductase, protein MYLTPQHILLAGATGLTGEHLLDRLLNEPTVSRVLAPTRRPLAEHPHLENPVGDPAVFLPQLAGRVDIAFCCLGTTIKQAGSEPAFRAVDLDMVVAFGKRAREMGARHLLVVSALGADRRSPIFYNRVKGEMEAALKAQDWPQLTIARPSLLLGDRIEPRMSERLAGPLSKLIPGKYRGIEACQLARALWRLALEEQDGIRIVESDELRRLGK, encoded by the coding sequence ATGTACTTGACGCCTCAGCACATCCTGCTTGCCGGAGCCACCGGTCTTACCGGTGAACACTTACTTGATCGGCTGCTCAACGAGCCCACCGTCAGCCGCGTATTGGCCCCCACCCGTCGCCCACTGGCCGAACACCCGCACCTGGAAAACCCGGTGGGTGACCCGGCGGTGTTCCTCCCGCAACTGGCAGGTCGCGTCGACATCGCCTTCTGCTGCCTGGGCACCACGATCAAGCAGGCAGGGTCCGAGCCGGCCTTTCGCGCGGTCGACCTGGACATGGTCGTCGCCTTCGGCAAGCGCGCCCGGGAGATGGGCGCGCGGCACCTGCTGGTGGTCAGCGCCCTGGGCGCCGACCGCAGATCGCCGATCTTCTACAACCGGGTCAAAGGCGAAATGGAGGCCGCATTGAAGGCCCAGGACTGGCCGCAACTGACCATCGCCCGGCCTTCGCTGCTGCTGGGTGACCGCATCGAACCGCGGATGTCGGAACGCTTGGCCGGGCCGCTGTCGAAGCTGATCCCGGGCAAGTACCGGGGCATCGAGGCCTGCCAACTGGCCAGGGCGCTGTGGCGTTTGGCGCTGGAAGAGCAGGACGGGATCCGGATTGTCGAGTCGGATGAATTGCGCCGGTTGGGCAAGTAG
- a CDS encoding C13 family peptidase produces MRPLVPLALTLLLAACGDGEPLSPPDARLPDGGRYRGEVVDGLLQGAGRIDYPNGSWYKGNFLNGQWHGQGEWHGSNGEVYRGGFQQGLFHGLGTLKTPGSSYTGGFKLGRRDGEGTLKEPGLLYRGQFKDDQYHGAGHLELADGSQYQGLFARGKPNGEGIRSDASGNQFSGRFVNGQLEGSGTFNSAEGDQYIGAFHDNRLEGRGRYENTDGDVWIGQFKDGSLSGKGELIGSDGSHYKGYFRDWRFSGNGRLQLPDGSVYVGGFENDTYQGNGRLTLLDGRNESGQWLNGQRVRDEHGKLLPDPLELALLNQGGLLDQALAKVPASTPDIELYSLALGGDGKQSVFLREADYVSNMLKSRFGAVGQISLVNHRDHLSDRPMATRENLARAVRTLAERSGPEDLVFIYLTSHGSHEHELVLDQPRLQLADLPADALATTLAPLKDRDKIIVISACYSGGYIAPLKDERTLIMTASRADRVSFGCSEEADFTYFGDALFAQALNQTDDLQQAFERASASVSEREAIEGFDASEPQIWAPKGVLDHWQRLRQQQARKALQSDAGKQQAEHAKNAGNH; encoded by the coding sequence ATGCGCCCACTCGTTCCCCTTGCCCTGACCCTGCTACTGGCCGCTTGCGGTGACGGCGAACCCCTGTCGCCGCCCGATGCGCGCCTGCCCGATGGCGGCCGCTATCGGGGCGAGGTGGTCGACGGCCTGCTGCAAGGTGCCGGGCGCATCGACTACCCCAACGGCAGTTGGTACAAGGGCAACTTCCTCAATGGCCAGTGGCATGGCCAGGGTGAATGGCATGGCAGCAATGGCGAGGTCTACCGCGGCGGGTTCCAGCAGGGCCTGTTCCACGGCCTGGGCACCCTGAAAACACCGGGCAGCAGCTACACCGGTGGGTTCAAGCTCGGCCGCCGCGACGGCGAAGGCACCCTCAAGGAACCCGGCCTGCTTTACCGTGGCCAGTTCAAGGACGACCAGTACCACGGCGCCGGCCATCTCGAACTGGCTGACGGCAGCCAGTACCAGGGCCTGTTCGCCCGCGGCAAACCCAATGGCGAAGGCATCCGCAGCGACGCCAGCGGCAACCAGTTCAGCGGCCGTTTCGTCAACGGCCAGCTCGAAGGCAGCGGTACCTTCAACAGCGCCGAAGGCGACCAGTACATCGGTGCCTTCCATGACAACCGCCTGGAAGGCCGCGGCCGTTACGAAAACACTGATGGTGACGTGTGGATCGGCCAGTTCAAGGACGGCTCGCTCAGCGGCAAGGGCGAGCTGATCGGCAGCGACGGCAGCCACTACAAGGGGTATTTTCGCGACTGGCGGTTTTCCGGTAACGGGCGCCTGCAGTTGCCGGACGGCAGTGTCTATGTCGGCGGCTTCGAGAACGACACCTACCAGGGCAACGGCCGCCTGACCCTGCTCGACGGGCGCAATGAAAGCGGCCAGTGGCTCAATGGCCAGCGCGTGCGCGACGAGCACGGCAAACTGCTGCCCGACCCGCTGGAACTGGCGCTGCTCAACCAGGGCGGCCTGCTCGACCAAGCGCTGGCCAAGGTGCCGGCCTCGACCCCGGACATCGAACTCTACAGCCTGGCCCTGGGGGGCGATGGCAAACAGAGCGTGTTCCTGCGCGAGGCCGATTACGTCAGCAACATGCTCAAGAGCCGCTTTGGCGCGGTCGGCCAGATCAGCCTGGTCAACCACCGCGACCACCTCAGCGACCGGCCCATGGCCACCCGCGAGAACCTTGCCCGCGCCGTGCGCACCCTGGCCGAACGCAGCGGCCCGGAAGACCTGGTGTTCATCTACCTGACCAGCCACGGCAGCCACGAGCACGAACTGGTACTCGACCAGCCGCGCCTGCAACTGGCAGACCTGCCCGCCGATGCCCTGGCCACGACCCTGGCGCCCTTGAAAGACCGCGACAAGATCATTGTCATCTCGGCCTGTTATTCAGGCGGCTATATCGCCCCGCTCAAAGACGAGCGGACCCTGATCATGACCGCCTCGCGCGCCGACCGGGTGTCGTTCGGCTGCTCCGAAGAAGCCGACTTCACCTACTTTGGCGACGCCCTGTTCGCCCAGGCCCTGAACCAGACCGACGACCTGCAGCAGGCCTTCGAGCGGGCCAGCGCCAGCGTCTCCGAGCGCGAGGCCATTGAAGGCTTCGATGCCTCCGAGCCTCAGATCTGGGCACCCAAGGGCGTACTCGATCACTGGCAGCGCCTGCGCCAGCAACAAGCGCGCAAAGCCTTGCAAAGTGATGCGGGCAAGCAACAGGCCGAGCATGCAAAAAATGCTGGCAACCACTAA
- a CDS encoding MaoC family dehydratase yields MPYVPVAELSQYVGKELGRSEWLTIDQQRINLFAEATGDFQFIHVDPDKAAKTPFGSTIAHGFLTLSLIPKLMEGILVVPEGLKMAVNYGLDSVRFIQPVKVDSKVRLKVDLAEVTEKKPGQWLLKVTATLEIEGQEKPAYIAEPLSLCFI; encoded by the coding sequence ATGCCCTATGTACCTGTTGCAGAGCTTTCGCAGTACGTTGGAAAGGAACTGGGACGTTCCGAATGGCTGACCATCGATCAACAGCGCATCAACCTGTTTGCCGAGGCGACCGGCGACTTTCAGTTCATCCATGTCGACCCGGACAAGGCGGCAAAAACGCCATTTGGCAGCACCATCGCTCACGGTTTTCTCACCCTGTCGCTGATCCCCAAGTTGATGGAAGGCATTCTGGTTGTGCCTGAAGGCCTGAAAATGGCCGTCAACTATGGCCTGGACAGCGTGCGTTTCATCCAGCCGGTGAAAGTCGACAGCAAGGTGCGGCTCAAGGTCGATCTGGCCGAGGTGACCGAGAAGAAACCCGGACAGTGGCTGCTCAAGGTCACCGCCACCCTGGAAATCGAAGGCCAGGAAAAACCTGCCTACATCGCCGAACCGCTGTCGCTCTGCTTCATCTGA
- a CDS encoding CidA/LrgA family protein, which translates to MLLRGLTWLVLFQLLGTAINHLVVPILPGPIIGLLLLLVYLMLRGEVGAPLSEAANSLLRYLPLLLVPPAVGVMVYAADIAADFWAIVGALVLSALLTLVFVGVLMHKLMARQGSHEEQP; encoded by the coding sequence ATGCTGTTGCGTGGTTTGACCTGGCTGGTGCTGTTCCAGTTGCTCGGAACGGCGATCAATCACCTGGTGGTGCCGATCCTCCCCGGGCCGATCATCGGCCTGCTGTTGCTGCTGGTGTACCTGATGCTGCGTGGCGAGGTGGGCGCGCCCCTGAGCGAGGCGGCCAACAGCCTGCTGCGCTACTTGCCACTGCTGCTGGTGCCGCCGGCGGTGGGGGTAATGGTCTATGCCGCAGATATCGCCGCCGACTTCTGGGCCATCGTCGGCGCCCTGGTGCTGTCGGCGCTGCTCACCCTGGTGTTCGTCGGCGTGCTGATGCACAAACTGATGGCCCGCCAGGGCAGCCATGAGGAGCAGCCATGA
- a CDS encoding LrgB family protein: MDWSGAVNAVIHHPLFGIGITLGAYQLVLAAYEKTRWIFLQPVLVSMLVVIGVLLGCGLTYSEYRKSTEIMNILLGPATVALAVPLYLNLRRIRQLFWPTFTTLVIGGVFATGACLLLGWWFGAEHMILMTMAPKSVTSPIAMLVAEQIGGVAALAAVFVLITGVIGAIFGPALLSRCGVHSPEARGMALGVTAHAVGTSVALQESEECGAFAALAMSLMGVATAVFLPLAVSLVA, from the coding sequence CTGGACTGGAGCGGCGCCGTCAACGCCGTCATTCACCATCCGCTGTTTGGCATCGGCATCACCCTGGGCGCCTACCAGCTGGTGCTGGCGGCCTACGAGAAAACCCGCTGGATCTTCCTGCAGCCGGTGCTGGTGTCGATGCTGGTAGTCATTGGCGTACTGCTGGGCTGTGGCCTGACTTACAGCGAATATCGCAAAAGCACCGAGATCATGAACATCCTCCTGGGCCCGGCGACCGTGGCCCTGGCGGTGCCGCTCTATCTCAACCTGCGGCGCATTCGCCAGCTGTTCTGGCCGACCTTTACTACGCTGGTAATCGGAGGGGTGTTCGCCACCGGCGCCTGCCTGTTGCTGGGCTGGTGGTTTGGCGCCGAGCACATGATCCTGATGACCATGGCGCCAAAATCGGTGACCTCGCCGATTGCCATGCTGGTGGCCGAGCAGATTGGCGGCGTGGCCGCGCTGGCGGCGGTGTTCGTGTTGATCACCGGGGTGATCGGGGCGATTTTCGGCCCGGCGCTGCTGTCGCGTTGTGGTGTGCACAGCCCTGAAGCGCGCGGCATGGCTTTAGGCGTGACTGCGCATGCGGTTGGTACTTCGGTAGCGCTGCAGGAAAGTGAAGAATGCGGGGCCTTCGCGGCCCTGGCGATGAGCCTGATGGGGGTTGCCACGGCGGTATTCCTGCCACTGGCGGTTAGCCTGGTTGCTTGA
- a CDS encoding LON peptidase substrate-binding domain-containing protein, producing the protein MTLPLFPLNTVLFPGCFLDLQIFEARYLDMIGRIMKQGGGFGVVCILEGEQVGAAPSGFSQVGCEALIRDFQQQDNGLLGIRVEGTRRFRVGPFEVQKDQLLVADVSWLPELADEPLEDDHHDLLALLQALGEHPMVEALGMPVTVHGQQALANQLAYLLPFVEEDKLDLLAIDSPHKRLEAIQALLDRLQGELFA; encoded by the coding sequence ATGACGTTACCCCTGTTTCCGCTCAATACCGTGCTGTTCCCGGGCTGCTTTCTCGATCTGCAGATCTTCGAGGCGCGTTACCTGGACATGATCGGTCGCATCATGAAGCAGGGCGGTGGTTTTGGCGTGGTGTGCATCCTTGAGGGCGAGCAGGTTGGCGCTGCGCCCAGCGGTTTCTCGCAGGTTGGCTGCGAGGCGCTGATTCGCGATTTTCAGCAGCAGGACAACGGCCTGCTGGGGATTCGGGTCGAAGGCACCCGGCGCTTTCGTGTCGGGCCGTTCGAGGTGCAGAAGGACCAGTTGCTGGTCGCTGATGTGTCGTGGCTGCCGGAGCTTGCCGACGAGCCGCTGGAAGATGACCATCACGACTTGCTGGCGCTGCTGCAAGCCCTGGGCGAGCACCCGATGGTCGAGGCGCTGGGCATGCCGGTGACGGTCCACGGCCAGCAGGCCCTGGCCAACCAGCTCGCCTACCTGCTGCCGTTCGTTGAAGAAGACAAACTCGACCTGCTGGCCATCGACTCACCGCACAAGCGCCTGGAGGCTATCCAGGCGCTGCTTGACCGGCTGCAAGGCGAGCTGTTCGCCTGA
- a CDS encoding bifunctional DedA family/phosphatase PAP2 family protein, with protein sequence MGPWLDSLTTWLSANPQWLGLAIFLVACVECLAIAGIIVPGTVLLFAVAVLAGSGALSLGETLLLGFAGGLLGDAISYTLGRRFHQNIRRLPLLRHHPEWIGSAETYFQRYGIASLLVGRFIGPLRPMLPMVAGMFDMPLPRFIAVSLLAGAGWAVAYLLPGWATGAAMRLPLPEGFWPQAGVVMGGLAVLVGLSINSSLRSMRRGTRLIAGMSLLALTGLFLGWPYLTQFDQGLMTLIQENRSRAIDGTVVLITRLGDFRTQFFLGGLLTGLLLLARQWRPAIFAGSTLIGTALANGSLKWLFARARPEVLTDPLTTYSMPSGHSSASFAFFLVLAVLAGRGQPPRMRLTWIMLGCIPALAIALSRVYLGAHWPTDILAGAMLACCVCATSLTLTQYRQPLTALPLRVWWLILPACVALLAFFALHSLPHALLRYQY encoded by the coding sequence ATGGGCCCATGGCTCGACAGCCTGACCACCTGGCTCAGCGCCAACCCGCAGTGGCTGGGATTAGCGATTTTTCTGGTGGCCTGCGTGGAATGCCTGGCGATTGCCGGGATTATCGTCCCCGGCACCGTTTTGCTGTTCGCCGTCGCGGTACTGGCCGGCAGCGGTGCGTTGAGCCTGGGCGAAACCCTGTTGCTGGGCTTTGCCGGTGGTTTGCTCGGCGACGCGATCTCCTACACCTTAGGCCGGCGCTTTCACCAGAACATCCGCCGCTTGCCGCTGCTGCGCCACCATCCGGAATGGATCGGCAGCGCCGAAACCTACTTTCAGCGCTATGGTATCGCCAGCCTGCTGGTCGGGCGCTTCATCGGCCCGCTGCGGCCGATGCTGCCCATGGTCGCCGGCATGTTCGACATGCCGCTGCCGCGTTTTATCGCCGTCAGCCTGCTGGCCGGGGCCGGTTGGGCAGTGGCTTACCTGCTGCCGGGCTGGGCAACCGGCGCGGCCATGCGCCTGCCGTTGCCGGAAGGCTTCTGGCCACAGGCTGGGGTAGTTATGGGCGGCCTGGCGGTGCTGGTCGGCCTGAGCATCAACAGCAGCCTGCGCAGCATGCGCCGCGGCACCCGGCTGATTGCCGGGATGAGCTTGCTGGCCCTGACCGGGCTGTTTCTCGGCTGGCCATACCTGACCCAGTTCGACCAGGGCCTGATGACCCTGATCCAGGAGAACCGCAGCCGCGCCATCGACGGCACGGTGGTACTGATCACCCGCCTCGGCGATTTCCGAACCCAGTTCTTCCTCGGCGGCCTGCTCACCGGCCTGTTATTGCTGGCCCGCCAGTGGCGCCCGGCGATTTTCGCCGGCAGCACCCTGATCGGCACGGCCCTGGCCAATGGCAGCCTCAAGTGGCTGTTTGCCCGGGCGCGCCCGGAGGTACTCACTGATCCGCTGACCACCTACAGCATGCCCAGCGGCCACAGCTCGGCGTCGTTTGCGTTCTTCCTGGTACTGGCGGTGCTGGCCGGGCGCGGGCAGCCGCCGCGCATGCGCCTGACCTGGATCATGCTGGGCTGCATTCCCGCGCTGGCGATCGCGCTGTCACGGGTGTACCTGGGGGCGCACTGGCCGACCGACATCCTCGCCGGCGCCATGCTCGCCTGCTGCGTGTGCGCTACCAGCCTGACCCTGACCCAATACCGGCAACCGCTCACCGCCCTGCCGCTACGGGTCTGGTGGCTGATCCTGCCGGCCTGCGTCGCCCTGCTGGCGTTCTTCGCCCTGCACTCGCTGCCGCACGCCTTGCTGCGCTACCAGTACTGA
- a CDS encoding DNA-3-methyladenine glycosylase: protein MPDSAPCPPKALPDSFFDRDAGELARALLGKVIRHRYGPYWLAARIIETEAYYLSDKGSHASLGYTEKRRALFLDGGHIYMYYARGGDSLNFSAHGPGNAVLIKSAYPFVDALSDDNSLAQMQLNNPDASGQARPPERLCAGQTLLCKALGLKVPHWDGKRFDAEQLFVEDCSIKVKQIIQTTRLGIPHGRDEHLPYRFVDADFARHCTRNPLRRGQVEGRDYFLLTQGN from the coding sequence ATGCCAGACTCCGCCCCCTGCCCGCCCAAGGCCCTGCCCGACAGCTTCTTCGACCGCGACGCTGGCGAATTGGCCAGGGCCCTGCTGGGCAAGGTCATCCGCCACCGCTACGGCCCGTACTGGCTGGCGGCACGGATTATCGAGACCGAGGCCTACTACCTCAGCGACAAGGGCAGCCACGCTTCGCTCGGCTACACCGAAAAACGCCGGGCGCTGTTCCTCGACGGCGGGCACATCTACATGTATTACGCCCGCGGCGGCGACTCGCTGAACTTCAGCGCCCACGGGCCGGGCAATGCGGTGTTGATCAAATCGGCCTACCCCTTCGTCGATGCCTTGTCGGATGACAACAGCCTGGCACAGATGCAACTGAACAACCCTGACGCCAGCGGCCAGGCGCGCCCGCCCGAACGCCTGTGCGCCGGCCAGACCCTGCTGTGCAAGGCCCTGGGCCTGAAAGTGCCGCACTGGGACGGCAAACGCTTTGATGCCGAGCAGCTGTTTGTCGAGGACTGCAGTATCAAAGTGAAACAAATTATCCAGACCACCCGCTTGGGGATTCCCCACGGCCGCGATGAACATCTGCCCTACCGTTTCGTCGACGCCGACTTTGCCCGCCATTGCACACGGAACCCGCTGCGCCGGGGCCAAGTCGAAGGCCGGGACTACTTTTTACTGACACAAGGAAACTGA
- a CDS encoding glutamate-5-semialdehyde dehydrogenase, translated as MTESVLDYMTRLGRAARAASRVIGRASTAQKNRALQAAANALDAARAELTAANELDLAAGRANGLEAAMLERLALTPARIDGMIVGLRQVASLPDPVGAIRDMSYRPSGIQVGKMRVPLGVIGIIYESRPNVTIDAASLCLKSGNATILRGGSEAIHSNRAIAACIQRGLAEAGLPAAVVQVVETTDREAVGALISMPEFVDVIVPRGGKGLIERISRDARVPVIKHLDGICHVYVAEHAELDKARRIAFNAKTYRYGICGAMETLLVDQSVAAEFLPEMARQFREKGVELRGCERTLKIIEALPATETDWNTEYLAAILSIRVVDGLDQAIEHINRYGSHHTDSIVTEHQAQARQFMAEVDSSSVMINTPTCFADGFEYGLGAEIGISTDKLHARGPVGLEGLTCEKYVVIGDGQLRGQESL; from the coding sequence ATGACTGAGTCCGTTCTTGACTACATGACCCGCCTGGGTCGCGCTGCCCGCGCGGCGTCGCGCGTGATCGGCCGTGCCAGCACTGCGCAAAAGAACCGCGCCCTGCAAGCCGCCGCCAACGCCCTGGACGCTGCCCGCGCCGAGCTGACCGCCGCCAACGAACTGGACCTCGCTGCTGGCCGCGCCAATGGCCTGGAAGCGGCCATGCTCGAGCGCCTGGCGCTGACCCCGGCACGCATCGACGGCATGATCGTCGGGCTGCGCCAGGTGGCCAGCCTGCCGGACCCGGTCGGCGCGATCCGCGACATGAGCTACCGGCCATCGGGTATCCAGGTCGGCAAGATGCGCGTGCCGCTGGGGGTGATCGGCATCATTTACGAATCGCGTCCGAACGTGACCATCGACGCTGCCAGCCTGTGCCTGAAGTCGGGCAACGCCACCATCCTGCGCGGCGGCTCCGAAGCCATCCATTCCAACCGTGCCATTGCCGCCTGCATCCAGCGCGGCCTGGCCGAGGCCGGCTTGCCGGCGGCGGTGGTGCAAGTGGTCGAAACCACCGATCGCGAAGCAGTCGGTGCGCTGATCAGCATGCCGGAGTTCGTCGACGTCATCGTGCCGCGTGGCGGCAAGGGCCTGATCGAGCGCATCAGCCGCGACGCGCGGGTGCCGGTGATCAAGCACCTCGATGGTATCTGCCACGTCTATGTGGCTGAGCACGCCGAGCTGGACAAGGCCCGGCGCATCGCCTTCAACGCCAAGACCTACCGCTACGGCATCTGCGGGGCGATGGAAACCCTGCTGGTCGATCAGTCGGTCGCGGCCGAGTTCCTGCCGGAAATGGCGCGACAATTTCGGGAAAAAGGCGTCGAATTGCGCGGTTGTGAGCGCACGCTGAAAATCATCGAGGCGCTGCCGGCGACCGAAACGGACTGGAACACCGAATACCTCGCGGCGATTCTGTCGATCCGCGTAGTGGACGGTCTGGACCAGGCCATCGAACACATCAATCGCTATGGCTCGCACCATACCGATTCGATCGTCACCGAACACCAGGCGCAGGCTCGCCAGTTCATGGCCGAGGTCGATTCGTCGTCGGTAATGATCAACACCCCGACCTGCTTTGCCGACGGTTTCGAGTACGGTCTGGGCGCGGAGATCGGGATTTCCACCGACAAGCTGCACGCCCGAGGCCCGGTTGGCCTGGAAGGCCTGACCTGCGAAAAATACGTGGTGATCGGCGACGGTCAGCTGCGCGGACAGGAGTCGCTCTGA
- the nadD gene encoding nicotinate-nucleotide adenylyltransferase, which produces MSPARRIGVLGGTFDPVHIGHLRSALEVAEVLALDELRLMPNARPPHRDTPQVSAQDRLAMVQCAVQGVPTLSVDARELARDKPSYTIETLELMRAEMAASEQLFLLLGWDAFCGLPSWHRWEELLQHCHILVLQRPDADVEPPDALRNLLAARSVSDPQALEGPAGNIAFVWQTPLAVSATQIRQLLASGKSVRFLVPDAVLAYIDAHNLYRAPN; this is translated from the coding sequence ATGTCGCCCGCCCGGCGCATCGGCGTGCTCGGCGGGACTTTCGACCCGGTGCACATCGGACACCTGCGCAGTGCGCTGGAGGTCGCCGAAGTGCTGGCGCTCGACGAGCTGCGGCTGATGCCCAACGCCCGCCCGCCGCACCGTGATACGCCGCAAGTGTCGGCCCAGGACCGGCTGGCGATGGTCCAGTGCGCGGTTCAGGGCGTGCCTACGCTGTCGGTCGATGCCCGCGAACTGGCCCGTGACAAGCCGTCGTACACCATCGAAACGCTGGAACTGATGCGTGCCGAAATGGCCGCCTCAGAGCAGCTGTTTCTGCTGCTGGGCTGGGACGCGTTCTGCGGCCTGCCCAGTTGGCACCGTTGGGAAGAATTGCTGCAACACTGTCACATCCTGGTGCTGCAACGCCCGGATGCCGACGTCGAGCCGCCGGATGCCTTGCGCAACCTGCTGGCCGCACGTTCGGTCAGTGATCCGCAGGCCCTTGAAGGGCCTGCCGGGAATATTGCATTCGTCTGGCAGACGCCGCTTGCGGTGTCAGCCACGCAGATCCGACAGCTGCTGGCCAGCGGCAAGTCGGTGCGGTTTCTGGTGCCGGACGCAGTACTGGCCTACATCGATGCGCACAACCTTTACCGTGCGCCGAACTGA